Part of the bacterium genome is shown below.
GTTCGATGAGAGATTCAATTCCGCAACGTCCTGTCGCCAAATCAACGGTATTGAGGCTGTAAAAACGCGTGGGGCCATGCAGATAACGCGGGCCGACGAAATCCGATTGATGAACCGAATTGACCGTGGTGGCTTCCAGCGCGGGGTACTTGCGGCCTTTGGGTTCATAACGACCGGTTCGCCGATGCGTCAACTCATGCCGGCTGAGAATACGATTGATCGTTCGCAACGACGGCAGCGGGCTTATGCCTTCTTCTTCCATTTCCCAGCGAATTGCCTGCGCGCCACAAAAACGGCCGTGGTTATAAAGATTGAGGCGTATCGATTTAACGATTTGCTCAATCTCGAAAGGCGTATGCGTGGGATTGGTTTGCGGTCGCCGTGATTTCTCGTCGATCCAGTTGGGATCGTCTGAACAATAACGCGCCAGCCATTTGTAGAGCCAAGTGCGTGAACGCTTCAGGGAAAGGCAAATATCTGCAACCTTTTCACCCGCGAGAAAACGTTGAACCGCTAAAAGCCGTTGTTGTTTGGTTTTTTTTGAGACATGAAATCCTCCTTAAGTTTAAACGAAGATAATCATGTCCAGCAACGAATTCAAAGAACATTAAATTTGTCCACGATGTCGTGGCACTTATTTTTGTCAACGATGTCCTGGCACTTGTCATTTAATCCCTCTTCCCCACCGTTTGAAAGCTCGCCCGCGCCGGGCATAACTGCGCCCTCGCCCGAGCCGCGCGCCCATGTTGAACGACTCCAATACGCCAATCCACCGTTGCGACCACCAGGTTTTTCCGATGCTCCCGCCCCGGCTCTTGGTTTTGATGCCGTCTTTGACGGCTTTGGGTCGCGCGGGGCGGTACCAATAGTAATCCCAGTATGCCATGTTTCTCCTTGCTTCAACTCTTACTCGTACTCATGAGCATACTCATACTCGCTTTTCAAAAACTCAAAGGGGCTGCGCAAAAATAATTTGTGCCGCTGAAGCGTAATAGTAACATTATGTTTGCAGAATTCTTGGGGAATTCCTGCACTTTATAATGTTACCAGTAATTCCAATGGTATTTTAGTCTTGCGCAGCCCCTAAGAGCGAGTATGAGTAAGAGTACGAGAGAATTAGTTTCATGATTCAACACTCTCCCGACTCAATGCAAACACCTCTCGCAATTCATCCGTCGATAATTCAGTGAGCCACCCTTCACCCGTTCCGACTACATTCTCCGCCAGCTCTTTTTTGTTCTCGATCATCCGATCAATCCGCTCTTCCAAAGTCCCCAAACAAACGAACTTGTAGACCTGCACATTTTTCTTTTGGCCGATGCGAAACGCGCGGTCCGTGGCTTGGTTTTCCACGGCGGGGTTCCACCAGCGGTCGAAATGGAACACCTGATTGGCCGCGGTTAGATTCAAGCCCACGCCGCCGGCTTTGAGGGAAAGGATGAAGAGCGGCGGCCCGGAAGACTGCTCTTGAAAACGTTGCACCATGGCATCGCGCTGCTTCTTGGGCGTGCCGCCGTGCAAGAACATGACTTCGACGCCGAGACTCTCCTGCAAATCATGCCGCAGCAGCGTTCCCATTTCCGTAAACTGCGTGAAGAGCAGGGCCTTGTCATTCTCCGAGAGCGCTTCCTCCAACATTTCTCGCACACGCGTCAATTTGCCGGAACGATCTTCCAAAACGCTGCCGTCTTTCAAGAAATGCGCCGGATGATTGCACACCTGCTTTAGCTTCAGCAATGTCGCCAGCACCAACCCTTTGCGCTCGATGCCTTCGGATTTGGCAATCTTCTCCAACATCTCTTTGACCACGGCTTCGTACAACGAGGCCTGCTCGGCGGTCAGGTTGCAAAAAACTTTCATTTCATTTTTCGCCGGCAGGTCCTGGATGATCGTCGCATCGGTTTTGAGCCGCCGCAGCACGAAAGGCTGGATCAGATTCTTCAACGCCTGCGCCCGCTCCGAATTGCGGTAGCGCTCGATGGGCACGGCAAAGCGGCTGCGAAAATCATGCGCCGAACCGAGATAACCCGGATTGAGAAATTCCATGATCGACCACAACTCGGAAAGCCGGTTTTCAACCGGCGTGCCCGTGAGCGCCACGCGATAATCCGCCTGCAGTCGCCGCAGCGCCTGCGTCTGTTTCGTCGCGGTGTTTTTGATATTCTGCGCCTCGTCCAAAACCAGACTATCCCACTGCATCATCGCCAGCGTCGCTTCGTCGCGATGGGCGAGGGCATACGTGCTGATCACCACGTCGTGCGCTCGCGCTTCTTTCTCAAACACTTTTTCGGAGAGCCGTTCCGCGCCGTGATGAATCATCACCCGTAGCGACGGCGCGAAACGCTGAATTTCTTTTTGCCAATTGCCCACTACCGAAGTCGGACAAATCAACAACGTCGGTCGCGGCTTTTGCTTGCCGCCGCGCTCGTGCAGCAGCAACGCAATGAACTGGATCGTCTTGCCCAATCCCATGTCATCCGCCAAACAAGCGCCGAGTCCGAATTGTTTCAGAAACGCCAGCCACGAAAATCCCCGCACTTGATACGGACGCAGCTCGCCATGAAAAGTTGACGGCGAGGGCAGTGACTCGATTTTCACGCCGTCATGCAATGTGCTGACGATGTCACCCACCCAGCCTTGCGCGCTAAAACCGGTGACTTTCAATCCGGTTTCGGATGTATCGCCGCTGAGGCCAAGGCGCAACGCCTCGCGTAACGACATTTCGCCTTCGCCGTGCCGTTTCTTGAAGAAAGCGATGGCCTTCTCGATTTCTTCCGGTTTCAGCTCGACCCATTGGCCGCGAACTTTGACCAATGGCACTTTCAGACTCGCGAGCTTCTCGAACTCTTGCGGACTGAGGGTTTGATCGCCGAGCGCAATTTGCCAATTGTAGGCGACGATGCCCTCCATCCCCAGCAAGCCTTCACCGGTTGATGATGATGCGCCATTTGTTTTCGGTTGCACATTCAACTTGACACCGAGCCGCAGCGTTGGTTTTTGCCACCACGCCGGCAGCAGCACGCCGAAGCCGCTTTGCTCCAACAACGGCGCGGTTTCCCGCAGGAATTGATAAGCCTGCGGCGTTCGCAGCGCGAGTCCCGAGGGCCGCGCCGTTTTGAGGCTGGCTTCAATGGCGGGAAATACGCGGCTGGCCTTCGCCAGATCCGCGAGCAAGCGTTCTTGTGGATTCTCGAATTTGCGTTTGAGAAACGTCAACGTGCCGCCGCGCGTGGCCCAAACCTTCTCCGAAGGAATCATCAAGCTGCGATCTTCCACCGCTTGCAAATGAAAACTGATGCCCCATTGCCTCGATTTAGGGCCGCCATCTTCGGGCGCATCCAAACGAAAACACGTGCGAAACGGCGCAGTTGAAGGACTCGGACGAATTTGCTCCAGCCACACATTGACCTGTTTTAGAAACGCCGCCATTTCCGCCTGCGACGCGGTGAGAACGGGATCGCTCGACGACAACGCCTGCAACCACGCCTCCGGCAGCGGCAGATTTTCACGGCGGCGGGCAGAGCTTTTGGTGAAAATTTGATTCGACGACAACTGCTGGCGCACGAAATGATCGGTGGTCTGATTCAAAAAATGCAGCACCATTTTCAACGGCGCGGGTGATTCTTCCGAACTCGCGGCACGGCAAATCGGCGGCATGGCCTTGGCCAGCATTTCCGCGCGCGTGAAATCGGCTTCGGACAGATAAACCGACCACCCGGCGCGATAAGATTTTGCCGCGTTTTTTTCCTCCATCACCAGCGGAAAGAAACTCTGCCGAGTGATCAGCTCGATGGCGAATTTTGCCACCTCCGCCCAGTAACGCAGCGAAGCGCCGAACGCAATCGCCGGTGTGGCTTGATTCGGCAACGCCAGCAAGAAATCCAGCGCCAAGCCCGGCGCGAAGACAGCCGAAGGCATCAGCCAAGTCTTCAACGCCTCGGGAGTAGAAGACGGCTCATCTTGATCACGAATAAGCTGCGGCGAGGGCGCAGGCAAATCGTTTGTCGACGGCAGGCGCAGGGCCAGTTTGTCAAAGCTGACGCTTTCAGCAATCAGGCTGCCGGAAATCTCCGCGATGAGTTCTTTCAGCTTCTTGTCTTTGACGGCAAAGGGATGGGGCAATGGCTTGGGGATTTTGGCTTGCCGGCCTCTGGGCTTCTTTGCCGGCGCCGGTTTTTCGGAGGTTTCTCCCCAGAGATGGAGTACCCCCGAT
Proteins encoded:
- a CDS encoding DEAD/DEAH box helicase; the protein is MHALHALWKSDSSGVLHLWGETSEKPAPAKKPRGRQAKIPKPLPHPFAVKDKKLKELIAEISGSLIAESVSFDKLALRLPSTNDLPAPSPQLIRDQDEPSSTPEALKTWLMPSAVFAPGLALDFLLALPNQATPAIAFGASLRYWAEVAKFAIELITRQSFFPLVMEEKNAAKSYRAGWSVYLSEADFTRAEMLAKAMPPICRAASSEESPAPLKMVLHFLNQTTDHFVRQQLSSNQIFTKSSARRRENLPLPEAWLQALSSSDPVLTASQAEMAAFLKQVNVWLEQIRPSPSTAPFRTCFRLDAPEDGGPKSRQWGISFHLQAVEDRSLMIPSEKVWATRGGTLTFLKRKFENPQERLLADLAKASRVFPAIEASLKTARPSGLALRTPQAYQFLRETAPLLEQSGFGVLLPAWWQKPTLRLGVKLNVQPKTNGASSSTGEGLLGMEGIVAYNWQIALGDQTLSPQEFEKLASLKVPLVKVRGQWVELKPEEIEKAIAFFKKRHGEGEMSLREALRLGLSGDTSETGLKVTGFSAQGWVGDIVSTLHDGVKIESLPSPSTFHGELRPYQVRGFSWLAFLKQFGLGACLADDMGLGKTIQFIALLLHERGGKQKPRPTLLICPTSVVGNWQKEIQRFAPSLRVMIHHGAERLSEKVFEKEARAHDVVISTYALAHRDEATLAMMQWDSLVLDEAQNIKNTATKQTQALRRLQADYRVALTGTPVENRLSELWSIMEFLNPGYLGSAHDFRSRFAVPIERYRNSERAQALKNLIQPFVLRRLKTDATIIQDLPAKNEMKVFCNLTAEQASLYEAVVKEMLEKIAKSEGIERKGLVLATLLKLKQVCNHPAHFLKDGSVLEDRSGKLTRVREMLEEALSENDKALLFTQFTEMGTLLRHDLQESLGVEVMFLHGGTPKKQRDAMVQRFQEQSSGPPLFILSLKAGGVGLNLTAANQVFHFDRWWNPAVENQATDRAFRIGQKKNVQVYKFVCLGTLEERIDRMIENKKELAENVVGTGEGWLTELSTDELREVFALSRESVES